In the Clarias gariepinus isolate MV-2021 ecotype Netherlands chromosome 10, CGAR_prim_01v2, whole genome shotgun sequence genome, CCTGTTATAGCATGCTCCATTTCCCATTCTGGAGGTGAAACAACCTCTTCTTCTAGAAGCAGAGGACAACAACATGCTAGTGTTGAAGCGCAAGGAAAAAGCTCTTTAAATAAGAGGGACAGCAGCAGGACCATGTTATGGTCTGTGTCACCAGTAATGGGGTTAGAGCGCTCCAAAAATGTTTGGTTATCTCTGGGCTCCATATTTGATATGATCTCACTAGAGCTGAGACTTCGGAAGGCAGCTGTTCAGAGATCCCTGCATACGTCACAGCTCTGTTTATCAGCCAGATGTACATGCTGACTGCCGCGCCATTTGGAAACAGTTTCGTGATTTATGTCCACAGCACATTTCCAAGTGCTGCAGAAAACAAAGAGTGGcaggacatttacagaagactggGTGGCCCGATATGGACATGATTTTTCctgggcctttttttttatgtaacaatgACTATGGGTTGAGAGAGCTTATAGGGGTAAAAATGTCCTTTTCTCTTAAGATGATAGAACAGTTCTTACAAGTCTAGTATCTTGAGTGACACGCAATAAGAACTGACATTAGCACAATCTGTGTTAGATGTCAAACCAGTTAGTGTACTTTGAGGCCAGGGATTGAGGCATTCTTGCTCCACTGTTCACtattaatgttatggctcatTACACCATTCTATTTCAGGCTAATCTAAACCACTTTTGCAAAAAATGCCTTTCTTGTTTATGTAAAAGGTCAGAAAACTGGGGTAGACTTTTAAAGTAGATTTTGCGTTGTTCTTCAGATTTTTCAAGAACAATTATTGTGACACAAACCAGCAGTTTTTAATGtctattatctttttttattgtctattGATTCCAACACCAGCTTAACCTCCAGATGTCTCAGTCACTGAAGTTTTTAttctgttgccatggtgaccCTTGTAGACTTTAATCTATTGCATTTTCTCATGTCTTATTGTATTTATACCACCTACTGTATCCGTACTCAGAGACTGACCCATATGTTTTggcataatttttatttttatttattttaataatttgccTAAGGTTACATTAAAACTTGCTGATTCTTAAAGACATTGCCTTCAAGTGCACCACTGTGTACGGCTTATTACATCCAACTCCATTCCTGGAAGGTCCTTATTGACAATATGACAGCTCGCAAGAAACCAGTAAGGCATTTCTAAGACAGTGTTATATTAATAGACCTGAAgaaagtttgttttatttctcctGACTAAAAGAGAATACAAGCAGACTTCCGTGAAATTCCAAttcaatgacaaaaaaaaaaaaaaaaatcaaagtagAGACATCAGAGCATCAGAGGCTGCTTCTGCTGCTGTTGTCTTTCTTTAATCTTGACCTCCAAAAGGACCTGATATATGGGAATAGTAATTGTTTATGCCTTGGACTGAGTTTTCTGACATGTGACAGGAAAGGCTAGAACTGTGGTATGACATTTATGGTTTCATTCCATTAACAGACCCAAAACCCAAGTTATGTCGAgacactacagtatatggctTTAGAGAAAAGATTTACCATAATGCTATAGCTTTACTGGGGAGTAGGGAAATATTCATAATGCTCTCTTACAGGGTTCCAGTGTTTACGGAAAACCTGGCACCTCATCACTTAGGCCACTTaggtgtacatacagtaaaagacaACCTAAACGAGTGGTACTCCTTCCTTTCTATACTTGCACCTTACATATTGCATATCTTACATAAAGGGTCTCAGTGCTAAAATTTTCACCAAAGCAGGCGACAAAATGCATAGCTTAAGACACAGATAAGTATAAAATGACATTTGCTCACTTTGAATACTCAGTAAGGTCTAATCATCTTGTAAATGGCTTCTCCACTTAATGAGGTTTAATTTATTCCTACTCAGAAGTGGGTCATGTTGCCCCAGTGAGCCTAGTACTCGATCATCCACAGCACAATGTCAAATTCGTTGTCAAGAGCAAACTTCACAAGCCCAACATCACTTTCCTCTGCTTTATATTGTACTTTGTACGCACTTTCCAAGAAGCCACCACCCAAGGCAATCATGCTCCTTGAGTTTCAGTTCAACTAAACCACTTGACTTGataaaaaaaggatatttcATTTAATGCACCAGTGCCGCAGATGAACGTACATATGTTTAATGAGTCAAAAAGAATGATACACAAGCACCAGTGTCTCTTTGTAATTCAAGTGTAGAGGTAGGTCTTGAAAgagcattattattatgctaCATGCATAGAACCTAGAACCTTCAACCTAGAAAGGTAGCCTCGAGAAACTTACATTCTAGATATAGAAATGACAAGTGGTTATGTCCTATGACATTGAATAATTAAGTATAAGACAACCTGTGTACGCGTGGATACATATGGTAGGCTGTGTGTGGGTTTGGATATACTGTTTATTGTTGGAGGTTTAAGGGACGCAGGGGTATGGGGGTCAGACTTGCTCAGATTGCAATTGCATTTATAATCATAATTCTCCGAGCACCATGATGGCCCATTTGCTCCCAGGCTGGTTTGATACACAAACCGGCTCCTCCTGTCTGcctgaccacaaaaaaaaaactctgtctaCGTTGTTGTATGGGACCATTTAACTTTACACAGCTTGAGATATCTTGACCGAATAGCCGTCTTGCTCGAGGTCCACAACATGTTCTGGTGTCCTTTACTGGAAGCAGCTGTAAGTAATTGTATAGACTCTTTACTATCTAGTGATATCTGTTCCCTTCTTGtgcttttatttcttcatcTGAATGCTGCACTCCATCTTTGACactttgacattttttatttatttaaatgttttttaatttaaaacatcataACAAAAGCTGATCCTGGCACTGATGAAACAATCACAGCATGCTAGAATAATACATCTGATTGCTCATTGTTAACATACTGACCCTCTTGATTTTGGAAAAGACattatcattttaaaagcattcagCACTTTTTGTATAACACCAATTCATGTTGTGACAAACCAGTTTACGGCTACTTGCTGTGCAGTCTGTAATAACCCTATAGTGCGAGACAATGTCCAAGTACAATGACCCTAGCATTAATCTCATGCTGTGTTCCCATGGCTACAAAttagatgtttaaaaaattgccACACTGGTGCTAATGCACCACATTCATGGTTGCTGCCCTCTGAGGAGAAAGGCTTATAAGCCCTCTAACATATGACGTACATTAGACGTCTACATTTCTACCCTTACCCTGGGTATTACAGTATACTACATAAATAACTGTTTCCAGTATTAGACTCCCAGCTCATCATCTCCAACTTCACCATGAGAAAAATATGAGAGAAATATGCACATTTGAGTATTTAGATGTATTAATTCCTATGATTCTGAGATCTGAAAAATGATTAGGAAGTGGAAGAGAAGCAAATAACTTAACAGACACATCTTGAGTCCAGTATGTAAATCCAGAGATGAAATACATCAGACAGAATCTGACAGCAAAGTAACAACACCATGTTATTTATATCTGGTAAAGCTTTCTTCAGTTTCTCACTAGTGACTGCATGTCACAAATTATAATCAATAAACCCTGTATAAAGAAACCattattcaaaaacaaatacCATTATCTTTTGGTCCAACAATAATTCCATCAGCATTTATTAATCAaagtgattatatatatatatatatatatatatatatatatatatatatctcaaaCCAGGTTAAATAATAACAGTCCTCTAGCATTAAATAATCaagtagattattattattaatttatttaataacgtATAAATGCACTGCAAAATAAGAACCATATTTTAAAGATGGCCACAAATTTTTACATACAAATGCATAGATTTTCATGGGAGTTTTATTTGAAAAAGACCAGCTGCCTAagctttatatttaaaacagtATGTTAGTTTTTGGTCAAAGCCTGAGGGAGCTTAGACCCTAGGCCTAACCGTGGagtgagagaaataaaaagagccTGCAATTTCTGCCTTCATCAGTGTTCTATTGCAGTTAAGGGTTCTAGTTTACAGCATTTTCTATTTAGAAGAAGTTTTAGATTACTGGGGTGAGCATATCTCATGTTCTGAAAAATTAAAGAGGTCTTAGAAGACTGACATAGAAGGACAGAGAGCGAcagaaaaaagcaacaacaagaCCAGTGTGGGAGAGTAACTTGATGGTTTGGGGGATGACCTCATTTTTTCAACTTCCCATGGGAATGCCTATGCTGCACATAGCTTAGCATGGACTTTCCCAATTATATTATTACTAGTACAAAAATATACTATAACAAACTATTAATAACTACAATCAAACTATTATGTCCGGCAATCAGTAagaggtacagtactgtaggcaGGCATTATTTACCAAAACCATAATATGTGGTATAATACACAGCCTAAGAGAATAACCATACTGTAAGTCTGCCCTTGTTGTATAGAAACTAATGTGTGTAAGgcccacacacaaaaaaagcacagtacagtaaaaatcatgagaacaaaaaaaaaatttaatttgagtAGGACTGTAATACACTCATCAGCCACTTTAATGTAAATTCATGAGCAATCATACAATCATGTGGCAGAAGCACAATCACACAAATACAGGCCAAGACATTCAACAAATTTTCACATCAAACATTAgaatctgtgaaaaaaaaagtgatctcAGTGatcaggggtgaaagtagtagtagtattaattagtagtataaaatttaaattcttaaaagtACTATGTAGCCGAAAGGTGAGGAGAAGTGGACAGTTCTGCAAATCTTGTAAGATTTTCTTTGTGCCTCCAttaattttgctttaaaatagtCTCAGCTAACTGACtgttcacaaacaaacaaacaaacaaacaagcaaacaaccCAATTGTTCCTGCGTAGAACCCAAAATAGTGTAAAATGAAAAGGAGGTGCACTATGTGTAGAATCACATGTCCCACAAACCAAGCAGTGACCTTGTTCAGGGGTTAgaaagggatttgggattcagctttGTGATAGAAGTTAGTCAGTCTGGGAGATCGAGCTGGACATGAACACAGTGGTGAGGTAAGTCTTTACTCTGTCAGCGCAGTTGCAAAAGCTTCATACTTaagcacatttattaattttagtatgttcatacttttattaaatttgacATATGGAGGAGTTCTATATTTACTTTGATGGTATTTGACCTACAGTAGGTTACTACTACTTTTGACCTACTTCTACTCAGGTACTatacaggatttgtgtatttTGCTCTTCACTGCCCCTGGTTTTTGATATTGCTTGGTCTTTTTaatgtccaattttggtgagtcTGGGCTCCACAGTGGCCCGCTGCAAATTCCCATTCTTGGCTGTTAATGGTCTGGCTGTTGTAGCACACCTACAGTTTAAAATTTGTGCACTCCAAGATGCTTTTCTCAAAACATTTGTCAACAGTGATTGCAATAAACACCATGTGTGACTAAAACCTTTTTGTCATCTCTAATTTAGTCAATCCTTTCACTTCTGACCATTCCCCTCTGTCATCAATAAGGTGTTTCTCTTTGCTTTTAGCACTGTTTGTAAGCTCTTCATAGACTGTTGTGTAGAAACATCCCAGGAGAACAGCCGTTTCTGAACTACTCAAACCATCTTGTCTGGCAACAACCGATATGTTTTGGTTAATTactgagatcacatttttttccaaTACTGATGTGACCTGTACCTGCACAAATTTGTGCCTGAAATGCAGAGGTTACCTAGAGCTCTATACTGTTTATATTAAAGTGGCTGGTTAGTGTATATTGATATatcaagcatttttttattcgtTGTTGTTCGAAATGTAATTAAAGTGCCACAACACAGATGACATTTAGAATTATTCCAGTAATTCTCTAAGATTAAAATAATACTACATGTTTTGAAATTATAATCCcctgtgtttaattaaaaccagaaagaaaaagatcTACTCATTCTCAGTGCAACACAAACCAGGAGAATGCCAACCCAAACAATATTAAGCAAATATAATAGAAGATATATATTGGCAGTCAGAGAAGGTTTAGAATAATTTCACTTACTTGAGCACGTGTGTGGAACCGTTGATCTGTGTGGCTGTGCAGGGTGTTCTAGGTGCAAGGATGGAGGGCCGCCTGTAGCGCTGGTGGCCGCAGCAGAGGATGATGAGGAAGGCACGGCGGAAGGACTTGTTGAGGAAGGCATAGAGGATAGGGTTGAGCATGGAGTTGATGTAACCCAGCCACAGGCATGCTACCCACAGCTGCTCGGGCACTGAGTAGTTTATGAAAGGGTCCACCACGTTGGTGATGAAGAATGGAGCCCAGCACAGGCAAAAGCAGCCCATGATGATGCACAGAGTCTTTGCCGCCTTGGTCTCAGTGCGCATGCGATGGTTGCGCTGGTGTTCAGCACTCTCAGGGCCGGAGCCTGCTCCACCTGCCCTTTGCAGCATGCTGATCTGACGGGCGTGCTCACGTGCTGTTACATAGATTCGTTGGTAGGCGAGCACCATCAGGCCCAGTGGGATGTAAAAGGCGACCACAGAGCAGGTGAGTGCATATGGCTTGTTCACCATGAACACACACTCCGTGGAGTTGCCACTGACCTTCCGTTCATTTATCTGTTGAGGGGAAGGGGAATATTTATGCGTACCCAAATCATACATTtaccaaataaaaagaaagtgtgATTGCTATTCCGATCTACAGGTCTTTGGCCTAAGGGAACTGTCGATTTGTCTGCGGTGAAAAGAGAAAATCTTTCTTaccatttaaacataaaaccagcaatctctaataaaaaaaaaaaaaaaaaggaaaacaggcGTCTatgcttaaatataaataaaatcatctctaATTTCTCCTATCTGGCACAAAGCGTTGGTATTGTTGGCCCATGGTCTTTCCATTAATTACACGCTAAAAACGCttaaaaagtgttatttaaaaaatatatatatttttaataatttgtgattcactttacctttttaaaatgaactttaattaaacacaaccCAAATGAAACCTTTTGTGACGTGTTCTAAAGTAGTCTGGATCCCAGGTCAAACAATCATGACACTAACTATAATTATGCATACTTAAAAAGCTTAACGCATACTTAATGTGCTGATTATTAATACCACCAGTTGGAGAAACGTCATTAAGCACTAAATCATCAGCAATAACATCACCATAAcaattattcattcatctccAGAAAATGTGGCGAACCCTAGAGGGGCGGGTGTTCATAATTActagatgtttaaaatatagaacattattattgtgcaaaagttttaggcaACTGTGAAGAAATGCTGTAAACTAAGAATGCGTGCCCAAATATCTACTTAaaattttgaattaaatttattCACAAGATGCAAAGTAAGCCAGCagaagaaaaatctaaatcaaatcAATCCTTACCCTTTTGGCTTCAAACCAGCATCAATTCTTACACTTGCACAAAGTCAGGGATTTTGTAGGATCAGTTCAGGTGTTTGATTAACCAATTATATGTAGGAAGCTTAAAACTGGGTGAAGAAAAGCCAAACTATGGAAGACAGTTTCATGTCACAGGTCATATACTATGACAAGATTGAGCACAGCAATAGTATACAAGGTTGTTATACTGATTCAGCAAGGTCTCTCGCAGGCAATGATATCAAAGCAGACAGGAGTTTGAAAATGTGCTGTTCAAGCTATTTTTAAGAAGCACAAAAAACTGGCAATTTTAAGGACTGTGGCTCAATGGTTGACCAAGAAAATTAATGCAGCAGATGAAAGACACATCATGCTTGCTTCGACATCAGATGTCCAGCAGTGCCATCAGCAAAGAATTGTTGAAAACCAGTGGTACGCAGCTACACCCCTCTACTGTTCTGACAAGTCTGGTGAGAAGCCCAAAAGCCATACTTCCAACATGGAAACAAGGATAAGCGACTCAACTATGCAAGAAATCATGGGAACTGTAGTGCAGAAAAAATGGCAGCAGTTACTCTGGACTAATGAGGACAGGAGGCAGTTTGGGCTTGAAGTGCCAGAGAGCGATACAATAATGctacttttttttgtctgtaggAAACAGGGATGGTGGAGAATCCTTACAAAATTGGGACTGCATTTCTGCAAATGCAGTTGGAAATTTATTCCGGATTAATGGTGTCCTCAATGCTGAGAAATACAAgcagatatttataaaaatatctttatttatgaAATACCATCAGGGAGGCGTCTGATTGGCCCCAAATTtattctgcagcaggacaataacCCCAAAAATATAGCCAATGTCATTAAGAATTATCTCCAGTGTATAGGATAGGTAATAGGTGTCCTGTAAGTGACAGTTTTGCCCccacagagccctgatctcaacaTCATCAAGTCTGTCTACAATTACATGAAGAAACAGAAGGATTCGAGAAAATGTGTTGTTAGTTATCCAAGATGTTTGGAACAACTTACCCGTGAATTCCTTCAACAACTGTTTTCAAGTGTACctgaatttttttcctttaagcaTCCTTTAAGCATTCTTACTTTTAAGAATTTCAGCtactttttagcatttttttcacacatgccTAAACAGTTTGgactgtaatgtactgtatatctatttttttctacacgATAAATTTTTTTACCATTGGAATGCGACCCAAGCCTTCAGTGATATATGAGCTACAAGCACTAGTCTGTTCCTTTGAAAAGCTCAGTCAATGGATGTGGCAGCATTTATGATGTTCCAACTTTAAAGTGCGCTACTGAATTACTGTCCAAAATAAACAGTCATTAGGATAATACTCATATATTGTGAATACTTTATAGGCGGACCATGAAAAGGCTTGCAAATACAAAATCAAGCACTCTCCTCTTTCCCCTTCTAATGCTTATGATAATTATTTGTAGTGTTTGAAATGCAAAGCAATTGTATACTATGCAGGCAGTTACAGTTTGTActcaattaatgattaattttacataaaataatgccACAATTTATGAAACCCCATTTATTAAAAGCCATCTAAGCAGAATTATTTATGGTGTGAGGGGAAAAACATACTCAGGATGCCATTTAAACAGCATTTCATCTGTCTGGCTGACTTTCATTACAGCAAATCAATCTTCATCCAGAAGCATTTAATGTATGTTTATAGATGGATTATGGGGTCTAATAAGGTGATGTGACATTTAATTTCTATTACATCATCCTGGTGAGTGGGAGTTAGTAATTAAGCTCTTCCTCCTAGTATTTCCTGAATAGTGAGACAACAGGAGGAGAGGCTTGCTCTTGCTTTGTTAAGCATATTGAGTGTATAATATTTACCTGAATACAAAATGGGGCACAAAATCTAGTAAGAACCTGTAAAGGGCCCTACAAAATATCTGAAACGCTCTAATGAAAAATACCTCATTTACATGTGTACTGATTGAATGCTGATTATTGCACTGAATGCCTAAACATTTAGACTGAAGCaagtttatttacatatttgttgTGATGAgtgcaaaagaagaaaaatgatcTTTAAACATTCCACAGCCAAATACACTTTTTAAACACTGGACTAGCCATGACAGCCCACGGACATGACTCACCAAATGATTTATTCCAATACTGTTCCAGCCTTGCATAATTGGTAGAAAGGATATAACTGTTGGAATAGTCCAGCATCCTCCTATCATAAGAGCAACTCTCAGTGGTGTCATCTTGTTCCTGTAGACCAGAGGCTGACAACAGATGGCATAGTACCTGCAACAAAAGTTTTAAAGGCAGTTTTTTGCATATATAAAAAGACAAGTTTAATACTAACAAGATTATGGCAACCTTTTAAAATAAGGTTCACTAGCATTTTTTCCTTATCTAACACATTAAACACTTGAGATTTAGTTAAATTCAGTTAGATTTAGTTGAATAATGAACACATTATTGAGTAAAGATTG is a window encoding:
- the htr4 gene encoding 5-hydroxytryptamine receptor 4 isoform X1 gives rise to the protein MRGCAFPHEGLEPCHGFDPGSPRENETLFFYGYMNLNSSGQMPVMEEVDTSESNGMAKRVALISFLSLVMLMSVLGNLLVMVAVCKDRQLRKIKTNYFIVSLAFADLLVSVLVMPFGAIELINQNWIYGETFCLVRTSLDVLLTTASILHLCCISLDRYYAICCQPLVYRNKMTPLRVALMIGGCWTIPTVISFLPIMQGWNSIGINHLINERKVSGNSTECVFMVNKPYALTCSVVAFYIPLGLMVLAYQRIYVTAREHARQISMLQRAGGAGSGPESAEHQRNHRMRTETKAAKTLCIIMGCFCLCWAPFFITNVVDPFINYSVPEQLWVACLWLGYINSMLNPILYAFLNKSFRRAFLIILCCGHQRYRRPSILAPRTPCTATQINGSTHVLKYSVLHNGNNGEQEKLTVHNDTESQESCF
- the htr4 gene encoding 5-hydroxytryptamine receptor 4 isoform X2, translating into MRGCAFPHEGLEPCHGFDPGSPRENETLFFYGYMNLNSSGQMPVMEEVDTSESNGMAKRVALISFLSLVMLMSVLGNLLVMVAVCKDRQLRKIKTNYFIVSLAFADLLVSVLVMPFGAIELINQNWIYGETFCLVRTSLDVLLTTASILHLCCISLDRYYAICCQPLVYRNKMTPLRVALMIGGCWTIPTVISFLPIMQGWNSIGINHLINERKVSGNSTECVFMVNKPYALTCSVVAFYIPLGLMVLAYQRIYVTAREHARQISMLQRAGGAGSGPESAEHQRNHRMRTETKAAKTLCIIMGCFCLCWAPFFITNVVDPFINYSVPEQLWVACLWLGYINSMLNPILYAFLNKSFRRAFLIILCCGHQRYRRPSILAPRTPCTATQINGSTHVLNGCSSASKLLLWFCNTKPVPV